The following DNA comes from Chitinophagales bacterium.
TTAAAAATCATAATTTAGACAATAACCTCTCATTTTTTTAGGGATTAAATTCTAAATTTATTTTTCAAAAAATCACCCTTTAGAACTATTACTCAAATGATTTTAGACCACATAGGAATAGCGGTAAAAGATATAGAACAAGCCAAAATCATGTATGAAAAAATTCTACAGAGCAGCGCATATCATGAAGAAATTTTAGAAAATCAAAAAGTAAGAGTAGCATTTTTTAAAACAGGTCAAGACTCTAAAATAGAACTACTCGAAGGTATAGGAGAAGATTCCCCTATATCGAAATTTATTATGAAAAAAGGGGAAGGAATACATCACATGGCTTTCTTAGTTCCAGATATTTATAAGGAAATAGAACGTATGAAAAAGGAAGGCTTCGAACCACTGCAAGAAGCTCCCAAAATTGGAGCAGCAAATAAGTTAGTTTTCTTTTTTCATCCAAAGACTACAGGTGGTAGTCTCGTGGAACTTTGTCAAAAACAAAATTAGACATTGAAAGCATTCGTTTTCACTCTTAGTTCTCTATTTGTATTTAGTATACTCCATAGTCAATCTCGAAGTAAAGATTTATTACCTGTAAATCAATTTAAATCAGGTGAATATTTCAAATATAGGGTCATATATAAATTCAGTGAGGTTTGGGTTACAGCAGGCAATGTTATCTTCGAATTAAGCGAACGAGCGGTAAATGATAAACATCATACGGTATTAATAGCCAGAGGTAGCACTGCCCCAGCTTTTGATTTATTTTACAAGGTTAGAGATGAATATGCTACTGTCACGGAGACAAATACATGCCTACCAAAGTTTTTCCTGAGAAGGGTAAATGAAGGTGGACTAAAAATACATAATGACTTCAATTTTTTTCACGAGAAGCAAGAAGTAATCGCAGAAATGCAAGATTTTAAAAAATCTCATATCATTGATACGATGACCATACCGGAGAATACTCAAGACGTGGTATCAGCAATACTTTATGCTAGAACACTGGACTATAAAAAATTAGATAGTGGCGGACAATTTAGCTTTCCTTTATTTATAGACAATGAAGTTTTTACCATAGGAGTTAAATATCATGGTAGTCAAGAAATTTCAACAGAATATGGTAGCTTTCAATGCCTAGTCTTACAACCTATTCTCATCAAAGGAAATGTATTCTCAGAAGTTGATAAAATGAGAATTTATATGACGGATGACGACCTCAGACTTCCTGTTTTCATTGAATCTCCGATTAAGGTTGGCAAAATAGCCGCTGTATTGACTAAGTATAAGGCCAAATAGCTTTCAAAACATCTAAAATAAAAAAAATGAAAGTTATTTTTAAGTTTAATAGCATCAAACTATAGCAGTGAATAAAAAAGTTATAGAAAATTTCCATGTGCTTCTATGGTTAGTTAAAGATTTATGCTGGGCTATGGATTTTAAAATTTTAGGAACTATCATGGTATTACCTACCATAGCAGCCGCTTTTTGGATTTTAATGATTACAAAAAAACAGATTGATTTCTGGGTTAATCTATCCGTATTATTTTGGATACTTGCTAATTCTACCTGGATGACGCTGGAGTTTTTTAATAAAGGAGAGGTATATTTCAGTCTACCCTTTTTCATTGCAGGTATTCTTTCGTTTTTACTTTATATTTATAAGCTTTATAGGAATAGTTATGAACGAGGTTGAGTTTAAAAAATATCTCGAAAAACTGGAGCATTATTGCGCATATCAAGAGCGCTGTATTTCGGAAGTTAAATTAAAAATGACCAAAATAAAAGTCCCTAGCGAGTTTACTGATAATTTAATAAATTCTCTTCTAGAGAATAAATTTATCGACGAGGAGCGATATGTCAGAGCCTATGTCCACTCAAAAGTCACCTATAAGCGTGATGGGGTAGAAAAAATTCGTTATGGATTAAAACATAAAGGTATTCGAGATAATCTCATTAATGAGGTTTGCGCTGAGTTAGATAAAATATGTTACCAAGCAAATTTGGAAGCATTAATAAATAAAAAGAAGGAGACTCTCATAGCTAAATATGATAAACAAGAAACTAAAACTAAGCTGGTAAGATACTTATTATCAAAAGGCTATAGGTATGATGAGTTCAGAAACTTCATAAGTCAATGAACTAGCAGTTATTTTGATAAATTTATTAACTTTGCCCTATATTTAAAATTATGCGAAACATTTGGAAATTAGCTACCATTTTACTGTTATTTATATGCTTATTTTTAGTTTATATTTTAGTGGATAAACAGGAAAATAGTTCAACTGAAAACGGCTTAGTTTCTTTAAATGAAAAGGTCAAAGCAGAAGCTGAGTATAATAAACTTCAAAATCCAATTTTTGGAGCTGATAATAATGACTATTTCTATCAAAACCCAACAACCATAGAGTTTTTAATGAATGAATACGATTTTGATACGATACCAAAGAATAAGGTCATAACTAGAGAAATAAAATTTATCAATTCTGGTAAAAATCCATATTTCATAACAGATATAAAGGTCTCCTGTGGCTGTACAATACCGAGCTACGACACTAAACCAATTCAAGCTGGAGACACTGGGACTGTCAAAATAGAGTATAATAGTGCCAAAAAAAGTGGATTTAATATGAATAAGCTCTCCATTTTTGGTAATACAGAACCTAAAGAGAAGCCTGTTTATTTCAAGATTTATGTAAAATCAAATTAATTTTGAGAATCATAGGGATTGATTATGGTAAAAAACGTTGCGGATTATCTGTCACAGATAACTTGCAGATCATTGCTACACACTTAGTATCAGTTGCTTCGAATGACTTATTATCTTATTTAAAGGGCTATTGCGAAAAAGAAGTTGTCGAGGGTTTCGTTATAGGAAAACCTTTAAAACTCAATAATCAACTAAACGAAATAGCCAAGGATATAGTCGAATTGAAAATAAAACTAAATCAATGTTTCCCTGATAAATACATCGAAGAAATAGATGAAAGATTCACCTCTAAAATAGCATTTCAATCCATTCTAGATAGTGGTGTAGGAAAGGAGAAGCGAAAAAATAAGGCTAATATTGATGTGGTTGCAGCAGTTATTATACTTCAAAATTATTTAGATTTAAAATCCAATTTAAACAAATGATACTCCCTATTTATGCCTTTGGACAACCAGTTCTAAAGAAAAAAGCGAATCCTGTAGAACTCGATGGGTCCAAGCTCAAACCCATTATTTCAGATATGTTTGAGACTATGTATCACTGTAAAGGTGTAGGATTGGCAGCTCCTCAAGTAGGATTATCCATTAGACTATTTATAATAGATAGCAGCAAAGTCAATGATGATGATGAGCGGAAAGACAAATCTGAAGAAGGCTTAAGGGAAGTGTTCATAAATGCTGAAATGATTGAAGAAAATGGCGGACTGCATTCATTAGAAGAGGGTTGCCTCAGTATCCCCAATATTTATGGACATGTAGAACGAGAAAAAGCGATAAAAATTAGATACTATGACGCCCAGCTAGAACTAAATGAGAAGGTATTTACAGGTTTTACAGCCAGAGTTATTCAGCACGAATATGACCATATCGAAGGTATACTTTTCATTGAGAAATTAAAACCGCTTAAAAAGCAGATGATAAAAAGAAAATTAGAAGATATTAAAAAAGGCGATATCAATTGTAGATATAAAATGAAATTTGCATAGAAAATTGAAGCTGATATTTAAAATAACTATTCTACTATTTTGGGGTTTATCTGCTTTAGCGCAGACCGAAACATTTGTTCAAAGCTCCTCTCTTCAGTTTCCTTTTAAGTTAAGTATAAAGAAATTAGAAGAAACGACGAATCAGGCTATCAAGGGAATCATTTACAAAGATAGTCTCTACACAGATGAAAATAATGATCAACTAAAATGTACCGTATGGAAGGATGGGGATATACGTTTAAGTTCCGTGAAAAATAATGTACTCAAAGTAGACGTTCCACTCAAAGTGTGGATTGAGAAAGGAGTTGGTGCACTAGGTATATATACTTATAAGAATACTGAATTTAGACTTATTATGTCCTTTCACCTCGTATATAATATTTCTAAGGATTGGCAATTGACTACTAAAACTCTGAAAAATGGTTATATCTGGACGCAAAAGCCAAGTCTGAATTTTGTATCACTTCAAGTTCCTATCACTCCAATTGCAGAAAAGATTTTAGATAGTAAACAAGGAGAATACGCTGGTATTATCGATTCTCAGATAGCCAAAAATATAAATTTAAAAACTCAGATAATCGATGTATGGAATCTAATGAAGGAACCGCAAAAAGTATCTGATGACTATAATACCTGGCTCGCGATCATTCCTCAAAATATTGAAGCTCTGCCATTTACACAAGACGAAAATTATATTATATCTGCTTTCAAGGTCAATATCAAAGTCATATCATCCATAGGATATGATTCTATGTTAAGCACCCCGAAGGTTCAGGATATACCGCCTTTGAATTATAAATTGTTTAATTACGACAGTTTTAGCTTATATACTTTGGTGACTATACCTTATTTAGAAGCTAGTAACATAGCGAGGAAAAAATTTTTAAATCAGGAGTTTAGTTTTCAAGAGCGCAAATATAAGATCACTGTAAACGATATCTCATTATACGCAAACAACAATAAGTTGATGATAGAAAGTGACCTAACGGGCTCATTCAATGGAAAAGTTTTTATACAAGGAAATTTATACTATGACGAATTAAACAGGACGGTGAAAATGCGAAACTTGGAATTTGATTTCAAAACTAAAAACATTCTACACAAGATAGCCAATTGGCTATTTAATGGCAAAATTGAAAGAAATTTAGAGGAAAATTTTTCCATGCCAGTAAATGAGCTACTGGATTACTGTTTATTATCAACCAACCAAGCGCTCAATAGGACTCAGAATGGGTTCAAGATGACAGGTAAGGTATGGCAACTGATGCCGAGTTCTCTTGTTTGTAATGAAACAAACATATTACTTACTCTTATAGCGAAAGGCAGCCTTGAAGTAGAAAAATAAAAAAGGGTTGACCATTCTGATAGTCAACCCTTTACAATTCATATATACCTTTATATGATTAATGTGCAGCTGGATCAGCAGCAGAATCAGTAGCTGGTGCTACTACATTTGCAGAATCTAATGCTTGTGTCATTTGCTCTACAGCTTGATCCATAGTTACTTCTTCAGTTTTCTTCTCTTCATTATTACAACTAAGGATAGTAAGTGAAGATGCAGTCAATGCGATAAGTGCTAATTTTTTCATTAATTGATTTTTTAAAATTCAATGCAAAGTTAGAAAACACCCTTGACTATATTGTCGCAAGTATCAACAATTTCAAACTAATGTAAAAAAAAATAGACTGCCTAAAGGCAGTCTATCTTATAGAACGTTCTAAATAATTATCTTAATAGACCAATTATTCTTACTTCGTTGCAGGAGCAACAGCAGCAGCAGCAGAATCAACTACAGCAGTAGCAGCAGCAGTATCTACAACTGCAGCAGCAGCGTCTGTAGCTACCTCAGCAGTAGCCTCTACAGCCTCTTCAGCTGGCTTAGTCTCGTTACAAGAAGTGATTGCGAAAGTTGCAACTGTCAATAAAAGTGCTAATTTTTTCATTTTTCTAAAATTTATATGTTTTTTAAAATTCGCTGCAAAGATATAGCTAATTTGGTATTTGCAACCATTATTTTGTTAAAAATAATTAATTACTTTTCTTTAAAAATTAGGTTTATGTTGATTCCCTTAAAATCAAAATTTTCTCTCAGTTTATTTTTTAAGAAGTTCTTATAGTGCTCTGGCACATATTTCGGGTGATTGCAGAAAAAAGCAAAGGTTGGCGTATGAGCGTGCAATTGGGTTATATATTTTATTTTAATAAAATTACCTCTATGCGATGGTGGTGGTGTAGCTTCGATAATTTTAAGCATGACATCATTCAATTGGCTAGTAGGTATTCTTCTTCGCTGTGCCTTCGATACAGACTCTATAAATTCTAATAACTTAAATATCCTTTGTTTTTCTGTTACAGAAGTGAATAGAATAGGAATATCATTAAAAGGAGCTAATTTCGCTCTTAATTTTGCTTCATATTCTTTCATAGTATTCGTCTCCTTTTCCAACAAATCCCATTTATTGACTATGATAACTATGGCTTTTCTTCTCCGTTGCACTATTTTAAATAGAGACATATCCTGAGCCTCAATTCCTGTTTGCGCATTAATCATAAGCAATACGACATCTGCTTCTTCTATCGATCGTATCGCACGAATAACAGAATAAAATTCTAAATTTTCATGGACCTTGGTTTTGCGTCTAATACCAGCAGTGTCAATAAAAACTAGGTGTTTATCAAATTTCTTGTATTCGGAGTATATCGAATCGCGTGTAGTTCCTGCGATATCTGTTACGATATTGCGTTCCTCTCCCATGAGTGCATTTACGAGAGAACTTTTACCCACGTTGGGTTGTCCAATAATTGCCACTTTGGGTATTTCCATAGCTTCAATTTCCTCTTTAGTCAATTCATCTTCAGTAGTTTCCTTAGGCAATTTCTCTACTATAGCATCTAAGATTTCTCCCGTACCTGAACCAGAAATAGAGGATAATGGATACATTTCAGCAAAACCCAATCCATAAAACTCAGCACTTTCATGCAATCGTTTAGTATTATCTACCTTATTGACGACTAGTAAGACATCCTTATTAGATTTTCGCAGCATATCCGCTACATCATCGTCCAAGGAGGTAATTCCAGTGGTGACATCTACAACAAACAATATGATTCGAGCCTCGTCTAAGGCAATTTTTACCTGCTCTTTAATCGCCTTTTCAAACACATCTTGACTGCTATCGACATAGCCTCCTGTATCTATTAAATCAAAAATAACACCATTCCATTCTACTTCTCCGTAGATTCTATCACGCGTTACTCCGCTAATATCATCTACTATAGCTTTGCGTTCACCTACCAATCGATTAAAAAGTGTGGATTTACCTACATTCGGCCTACCGACTATTGCTACTGTCTTGTTCATTTCTTATCTATCTTCTTCGGATTGAAGTATCCAAACTTTTCGAGTATCTTGTCTTTACTCCTCCAGTCTTCCAATACTTTGACAAAAATAAACAAATGAATCTTAGTGCCCGTATAAGATTCTATTTCATGACGAGCTTCAGCCGATATTTTCTTGATTTTTTCAGCCTGATGACCTATCAAAATTCGTTTTTGTGATTCACGCTCCACATAGACAATAGCCTCTATAATAGACTCTCCACTGTCTTTTTCCTGATACTTACTTATAACTACTTCTGTACTATAGGGAATCTCCTTCTGATAGCTTGAAAATATTTTTTCTCGAATAATTTCAGAAGCGAAAAACCGCATATTCCTGTCCGTCCAGTCCTGATGATCATAATACGGTGGATGAATCGGTATATGCTTTACTAATAAATCTAAAAATCCTTGTTTGCCAAGATGAAGTTCAGCGGAAATGCATACAATTTCATCAAACTTTAAAATTGATTCATAATAGGAAATTAACTTTTTGACCTCTTCTGGTGAACATTGATCCACTTTATTAATAACCAGAAATATCTTCTTTTTTACTCTCTTAATTTCCGAAATCAGCGGATGGTCATCTTTTAATAAATTATATTTATCGACTACTAAAACGATGATGTCCGCTTCTTCTAAGGCCAACTCAATGTATGAATTCATATTGATTTGCAGCTGATAAGCAGGCTCGTCAATAAAGCCCGGTGTATCCACTAAAATCAATTGATAGCCCTCTGCGTGTATAAAACCTTTGATGTTTTGACGAGTGGTCTGGGATTTACTATTCACTATCGAAAGCTTTTCTTCTAAAAGCATATTGATAAGCGAAGATTTACCTACATTAGGCAATCCAACTATATTGATAAAACCAGATTTAAAATTTGATGACGTCATGAAGAAACCAAGGCAAAATTAAACTAATTGTATTACTGTTTGGGATTTTTAAAAGAAAAGCTAGTTGTTAGTATACTTAGCCAACAATTTAAACCTTAGTTAAAATTTTATATCCAAGTTAGGAACAAAAAAATAAAAGAAATTTCGATTCGTTTATATTTACAAGTAATTTCCTAAAACATGAAACTGAATAAAATCATTATATCCCTCGCTATATTTTCTATCCATTCTGTTCAAATTACTGCACAATCCACGCCTGTCCAAGATGAAGTCAAGCCTGCTGAGACTATAGAAATAGACCGAACTATCAATCCTCATGTGGACACGGTATTAAAAAAATCATTGCCCCAGGTAGATATAACAGAAAAGGGCAATGTGAGAACTCCCGAAGAAGAAGAAGCCTATCAGAAGTTAAAGCGTCGAGTCATCAAACTCTACCCTTATGCACTAATGGCTAAACAAATTTATGAGACTTCTTCTCAGGCTACGAGCAATATGTCAAATAAAGAAAAAAGAACTTATCTCAAAACAAAAGAAAAAGAACTTAGAGATCGGTTTGAAAATGAAATTAAAGCCCTTTATACTACTGATGGACCAGTTCTAGTAAAATTAATTCACAGAGAAACTGGTAAGACTACCTATCAGCTTCTGCGAGAATCAAAAAGCTGGATTAATTGCATTTTCTATCAATTTGCTGCAAAAAATCATGGGTACTCTCTAAAAGACACTTTTGATCCAGCAATAGATAAGGATATAGAAAATATGGTTCAACTATTGAAGTCAGAAGGTCAGCTGCCTGTATATTCAGGCATTTAGTTGCTAGTGGTTTGTCACTAGTAACTAGTATTTATACAAACAAAATAAACGAATTTCTTCTTTTTGAGTTAATTTCGTTCTTGAATGATTTTGAACTATAATCTTGCTGATATAGAGTCGATAGTTAAGGAGCTAGTCAAGCACTTTGAAGATTATCGAATTTTCTGTTTTGAAGGTCCATTAGGTGCAGGCAAGACCACTTTAATAGAAGAAATTTGCCGCTGTTTAGGAAGTACTGACTCTCTTTCTAGCCCTACATTCTCGATTGTCAACGAGTATAATTCAACTCTAGGGGTATTATATCATATGGATTGGTATCGATTGAAAAATGAAGACGAAGCAATACATATAGGGATAGAAGATTACCTCTTTAGTGGGAGTTATTGCTTTATTGAATGGCATCAGCATGCAGAAAAACTGATTCCTAAACCTTATGTCTTAGTAAATATTTCTCATCAAGGAGAAAATCACAGACATATTATAGCTAAGGTTATTGAATAACATATGACTAGACTAGAACAAACCAAAGACCTCTCCCCTACACTCTTTAGTGAGACCTTTCAACAAACCTATCACTCTATACATGGCGCTATATCTGAGAGCAATCATGTATTTATTGAACATGGCTTATCAGAAATTTTAAAAACTAAAAGCAAGATATCCATCTTTGAAATGGGCTATGGAACTGGTCTCAACGCTGTATTGACATGGCAGTATGCCATCAAAAATAAGCTAGATATTCAATACTATTCCATCGAAAAATTTCCTGTTGAGAAAAATGTATATCATGAATTTAAAACACAAGATGATCAACTTAATCTTTTATTAAGCCAATTGAATCAATCAGAATGGGGTGAAGTACATAAATTCAATAAATTCCAATTTCAAAAATCAATTGATGACTTGATTAGTATCAAATTCAATCAAGTTTTCGATTTAATCTATTTCGATGCATTTTCACCCAATGCGCAACCTGAACTTTGGACAGAGTCAATATTTAAAAAAATCTACGAAAGCATGCATTCAGATGGCATACTAGTTACTTATTGTGCTAAAGGTCAGGTTAAGCGCAATCTCAAAACGGCAGGCTTTCTCGTAGAATCACCTGCAGGTCCAGTTGGGAAACGAGAAATGACAAGAGCACGAAAAACAATAACAAATCACTAATATTTCAAAACAATACATGCGCTTATTTCCCAATCAAATTAAAGCTTTAGAAGAAGTCTTGGACCTTGTAGGACAAGGTGCTGTATTAGACAATGAACTCAAAAAGAAAGTTGATTTTCACAAAAAATGGGGAGCTAAAGATCGACGAAACTTTTATCAGGCAGCTTATGATATCGTGCGTCGCTTTGAATTGTTAGAATACATTGGAAAATATGAAAACAAAGGTGTTATAGGAGCTTACCTCAGCAATATGACAGAACATGCTACAGATTATGAAACTCTTAAATCAAATATAGATTTAGAAGAACACATTCGTCTTTCATTGCCTAAATCCTTACGGGATATTTATCAAAAAGAAGATCCGAATAGTTCAGACAATTTAAAGGCCATGCAGCAGCCTGGTAATATTTACCTAAGAGTCAATACCAGTTTATTAAGCTTAAATAAATTTGCCCAAAAGCTTCAGGAGCAAGAAATACCACATGAAATAATAACTAAAGTCAAAATCGAAGGGCGTACATTTAACTTGAATTGTATACGCCTATTGAACCGGACTCAGACGCACCGCCAATTTTTTCATGAGAATCAGAGTTTTTTCGAGATACAAGATATCGGCTCACAAATAATAGGAGAGTTTGTCGATTTTTCAAATGCCAATACCATAATAGAATCCTGCGCAGGAAATGGCGGCAAAACGACTCATATCATTGATAAAACGAGAAACTATAATCCTCTTCATTTAGCATGTGATAATGAACGTAAAAAACTAGAACATCTGAGACTACGTATTAATAAATGGAAAGACCATAAAGTAGTGACGGATATGGCTAAAGATAAAGTGCTGGAAAAATACCAAGGTATGGCGGATATCCTCTGTATGGACGTACCTTGCACTGGTAGTGGAACGCTGAAAAGGCAGCCTGACATCAAATACAGAATCTCTCAAAAAACACTCGAAGAAAAATTAACAAAACAGCGCGAACTTTTCCATTTATTTGATAAAACTTTAAAATCTGGTGGGCAGCTGCTATATTCTACTTGTAGCCTATTTGAATCTGAAAATCAAAAGCAAATAGAATATATCACTCGCAATGGATATAAAATGGAAGACCAGCTAGTATTAGAGCCAAGAAACTATGCAGGCGATGGATTTTATATGGCGAAATTGAGGAAGAATTAGATTCACTTCTCGGAAGTCTCTGATTTCCGAGAAGTGAATCTAATAAGCACAATGCCTGCACCCACTCCCGCAGCAGAATCCTCGCTTGATATGAAAATATTCTGTCATTACTTTGTAAGGACCTTCGTAGTAATAATCCAAGCCTTCTATCATAACAGAATTCGACACTGATTCTTGACTTATCTCTTTAAGTATTTGATTGAACTCCTTTAAGCAGTTATTGCAAAGGCAATTATACTTGGTCTTGGCCAAGTAAGTTTTTGTTTCAGAAGAAAGTTGGATAGAACTACAAGCGCAGTGAGCTATATCATTGGTGAGGCAAGTAAAGTCAGAACTGCAGCGTTGACAGATTTTTTGCACAATGATTATGCGTACTTCAAATACGGAAGTCTAATTGATGCGAAGCGATTCTGCAATACAAAATATCCTCCAAAAAGAAGACAAGAATATATCAAATCACTGAGCAACGTATTTTTTATAAATGGAATACCAGCTGCATAGGAAGCCATTAAACCAGAAATATCTTTAGTATAAAATGGAAGAGAAATCCAAGCACCAAAATTAGAAATTAGAAAAAATACTAGTGTTGTAGCTAAACTGCCGCCAACTACTTTAAATTTATTAATACTAGTAAAAATTTTAGAACCTAAAAATGCTATAGCTGCATAGGCCAAATATTGCCAAATAAAACCATCATAGAAAATAGTAAATCCATTATTCATAGAAGAATAAATGGTATTATTGAGAATAAGATCACTAAAAAAAGTTGCGAATAAGGTCACTGCAATAGCCTTCCATAATTTATCAAAATGGGCTGCACAAAATAATGCAATGGCTGCCATAGGAGAAAAATTTGGCATAGCAGGAATCAAGCGAGCTAAAGCTATTAGTATAATAATTCCAACTAAAGCACTTAATTTCAAATCTATTTTATTATTCATAATTATATAGTAGTTATTGATTCTAATGCAAAAATATAAGATTCATTTCAAACAAAAAGAAAATTTGATAAAGAAAAAGCTAAGTCTATATATTTGCAGCGTTGGGAGATAAGGTCTGCATAAGATACTATCTTTAAAAACGGGAATGCGGTGCGAATCCGCAGCAGTGCCAGCTACTGTAAGTTCCAATTGTTTTTCGCCAAGCAAATCCACTGTGAACCTCTGGTTTATGGGAAGGAAGGAGAAAAGGAATAAGTCAGGAAACCTACCCAATAAAGCAATACATTCTCTCACTGTGCATGGGTGGATATTATTAAATTTATTAACCAAACAACAATGAAAAAAATGACGTACGCATTCCGTGCAACATTATGCTTATGCGTAATGACCTCTCTAACTCTTCTAGCGCAGGATAAGGACACGAGTTATCTGCTAAAAGGAGTAGAAATCAAATCGCTGAAAAAATCAAACGTAAGAGCCGATTATATGCCAGAGATTTTCCCAGCAAATAA
Coding sequences within:
- the mnmD gene encoding tRNA (5-methylaminomethyl-2-thiouridine)(34)-methyltransferase MnmD — translated: MTRLEQTKDLSPTLFSETFQQTYHSIHGAISESNHVFIEHGLSEILKTKSKISIFEMGYGTGLNAVLTWQYAIKNKLDIQYYSIEKFPVEKNVYHEFKTQDDQLNLLLSQLNQSEWGEVHKFNKFQFQKSIDDLISIKFNQVFDLIYFDAFSPNAQPELWTESIFKKIYESMHSDGILVTYCAKGQVKRNLKTAGFLVESPAGPVGKREMTRARKTITNH
- a CDS encoding cysteine-rich CWC family protein, which translates into the protein MQKICQRCSSDFTCLTNDIAHCACSSIQLSSETKTYLAKTKYNCLCNNCLKEFNQILKEISQESVSNSVMIEGLDYYYEGPYKVMTEYFHIKRGFCCGSGCRHCAY